One region of Mucilaginibacter gotjawali genomic DNA includes:
- a CDS encoding TusE/DsrC/DsvC family sulfur relay protein, translated as MEKVIAGKPITVNEEGYLTDFNQWDEKVGEAIAAENHLSLTPRHWDVIRYLQNEQKNQVALSIRRVGKSGVVDIRELYSLFPNAPLKTATKIAGIPKPASCI; from the coding sequence ATGGAAAAAGTTATAGCAGGTAAACCAATTACCGTAAACGAAGAAGGTTATTTAACCGATTTTAATCAATGGGACGAAAAAGTTGGCGAGGCGATCGCCGCCGAAAACCACCTGTCCCTCACCCCAAGGCATTGGGACGTGATCAGATATTTACAAAATGAACAGAAAAACCAGGTAGCATTAAGCATCAGGCGTGTTGGCAAAAGCGGGGTGGTTGATATCAGGGAACTCTACTCGCTATTTCCGAATGCGCCGTTAAAAACTGCCACCAAAATTGCCGGCATTCCAAAACCTGCCAGCTGCATTTAA
- a CDS encoding DsrE/DsrF/DrsH-like family protein has translation MNEDKGAIKKMMIILSKGTLENVYAAFVLANGARMEGIEAEIFFTFFGLEAIHKKKLEHLHVATVGNPAMHMPTMLGGLPGMEALASHMMKKEMEKIDMPEIPEFLDILTASGVKLWACKLAVDMFHYTRDDLYEGVEAIITVGDFYKESAGEGVHMLFI, from the coding sequence ATGAACGAAGATAAAGGCGCCATCAAAAAAATGATGATCATCCTTTCAAAAGGCACACTTGAAAATGTATACGCCGCATTTGTACTGGCCAACGGCGCCAGGATGGAAGGAATAGAAGCTGAAATATTTTTTACTTTTTTCGGCCTCGAGGCCATTCACAAAAAGAAACTGGAACATTTACATGTTGCAACCGTAGGAAATCCGGCCATGCATATGCCCACCATGCTGGGTGGCCTGCCGGGCATGGAGGCCCTGGCATCCCATATGATGAAAAAGGAAATGGAAAAAATTGATATGCCGGAAATTCCCGAATTCCTGGATATTTTAACAGCATCCGGCGTAAAGCTCTGGGCCTGTAAATTAGCTGTGGATATGTTCCATTATACAAGGGACGACCTTTACGAAGGTGTTGAGGCCATCATAACCGTAGGCGATTTCTACAAGGAAAGCGCCGGCGAAGGCGTGCACATGTTGTTTATATAA
- a CDS encoding endo-1,4-beta-xylanase has protein sequence MPASLKKYSCLTLLAFLLFAEGCKKSAHPAVAPPVATLKAAAPFPMGSAVTSNGILNNYYYQGVLLTEYNSMTADYEMKFDITEPQQGTFNYAPGDAIVNFAALHHFRMHGHNFIWHQALPAWLLTFQGDAPAWENVFKTHIQTEAAHYKGQVASWDVVNEAIRDDNGQLRNEDATPGDGTGSIWRRHLGPDYIARAFVYAHQSDPNALLFYNDYGQEWGGIKLDSMIALVSGLKKRGIPISGIGMQMHIDINVDTAGITSALKRLAATGLLVHLSELDISVNPGADPNITFTSALQLKQAALYQFIAETYRASVPAAQRYGITTWEFCDADSWIPAFFNRKDWPLPFDAAYKKKPAYFGLLKGLTN, from the coding sequence ATGCCCGCATCATTAAAAAAATATAGCTGCTTAACGTTGTTGGCCTTTCTGTTATTTGCAGAAGGCTGCAAAAAGAGCGCCCACCCTGCCGTGGCACCTCCTGTCGCCACGTTGAAGGCGGCGGCCCCTTTTCCAATGGGCTCGGCTGTTACATCTAATGGCATTTTAAATAATTATTATTACCAGGGCGTGTTGCTTACGGAATACAACAGCATGACGGCGGATTATGAAATGAAGTTCGACATCACCGAACCTCAACAGGGCACTTTTAACTACGCCCCCGGCGATGCTATTGTTAATTTCGCAGCCCTGCACCATTTTCGGATGCATGGGCATAATTTTATTTGGCACCAGGCACTCCCGGCATGGTTGCTTACGTTCCAGGGTGATGCCCCGGCCTGGGAAAATGTTTTTAAGACCCATATTCAAACAGAAGCCGCACACTACAAGGGGCAGGTTGCTTCGTGGGATGTGGTAAATGAAGCCATCCGTGATGATAACGGACAACTACGCAACGAGGATGCAACACCTGGCGATGGCACCGGCAGCATTTGGCGGCGGCATCTGGGACCTGATTATATTGCACGGGCATTCGTGTATGCACATCAATCCGATCCGAACGCACTTTTGTTTTATAATGATTATGGCCAGGAGTGGGGCGGGATAAAGCTTGATTCAATGATTGCACTGGTAAGCGGATTAAAAAAACGGGGCATCCCTATCTCCGGCATCGGCATGCAAATGCATATTGATATTAATGTAGATACAGCTGGCATTACGTCTGCCTTAAAAAGGCTGGCAGCTACAGGCTTATTGGTTCACCTATCTGAACTGGATATTTCAGTCAACCCCGGCGCCGACCCAAATATCACTTTTACCAGTGCCCTTCAGCTGAAACAGGCTGCGCTTTACCAATTTATTGCAGAAACCTACAGGGCCTCGGTTCCAGCAGCCCAAAGGTACGGCATCACTACCTGGGAGTTTTGTGATGCGGACAGCTGGATACCGGCATTTTTCAATCGCAAAGACTGGCCCCTGCCGTTTGACGCTGCCTATAAAAAGAAACCTGCTTATTTCGGACTGCTAAAAGGACTAACCAATTAA
- a CDS encoding flavin monoamine oxidase family protein: MKNKTYSIFGAGASGLYTAWRLLNGEPDSKQGEEKRLLAGDTLELYDWGKYDFTKENPGTRAAGARVCTWHYNNDSSQAYLELGGMRYSAWNGQPGAQNPGHRLVTTVINKLDLDKYSVPFNVSANTLFYLRTKNMYLNDISSSNPAPYNVDNYGATTSPDTGFSTIESLAVDPDASPKTRAEWCEFYQNGAINVELPESSVFQKGDKLKNIGYWNLLFDQLGSEGFQYTADGNGYTSNIINWNAAVAIQANDEFTPGSQYKTLTKGYSSLFNALFSAIVQLANQKGIIFDYQPDTRLHSILDQNGKVHFSLATREHPDKKAALKVSDAAWLAMPPYALELVAQATRYADVEGLDVLNHERVQNYLSSAIMQPSYKIGMFFDTPWWINDPNNKNNPVYQAPILAWEITMVVLEALAKKGFPLRYIEKINNCNTILNTPYASSAALIEAVVQCINERLTIEQEKELLAASQRNTIGPSITDTPIRQVVYFGNNALDRDAKPVYGILASYDDEQFTSFWEELEYGNNDAEKVPFSENYQPLIGPRKATAVMVKMLRQQLAALHFGPQADYSIIPEPLECRYMDWSLPPFNAGYHAYAAHYDVCDVQQKIRKPSQLISNADANIFIVGEAYSNDQAWVEGAFCTAESVLNDFFGVLPIIDDENYPFICPCGR; the protein is encoded by the coding sequence ATGAAAAATAAAACCTATTCCATTTTTGGCGCGGGCGCCTCGGGTCTGTACACCGCCTGGCGACTATTAAACGGCGAGCCTGATAGTAAACAGGGAGAGGAAAAAAGATTACTGGCCGGCGATACCCTTGAATTATATGATTGGGGGAAATACGATTTTACAAAAGAAAACCCGGGCACCCGCGCCGCCGGCGCAAGGGTATGTACCTGGCATTATAACAATGATAGTTCACAGGCCTACCTGGAACTGGGCGGCATGCGGTATTCTGCATGGAACGGACAGCCGGGCGCCCAAAACCCGGGGCACAGGCTGGTTACGACCGTAATTAACAAGCTCGACCTCGATAAATATTCAGTGCCCTTCAATGTATCCGCTAACACCCTGTTTTATTTACGGACAAAGAACATGTACCTGAATGATATTTCTTCAAGTAACCCTGCTCCGTATAACGTTGATAATTACGGTGCGACCACTTCGCCGGATACAGGATTTTCAACGATAGAAAGTTTAGCAGTTGACCCTGATGCCAGCCCAAAAACCAGGGCAGAGTGGTGTGAATTTTATCAAAACGGAGCCATAAACGTGGAACTACCGGAGTCGTCTGTTTTCCAGAAGGGAGACAAACTCAAAAACATTGGTTACTGGAACCTTTTGTTTGATCAATTAGGATCCGAAGGGTTTCAATATACGGCCGACGGAAACGGGTACACTTCCAATATCATTAACTGGAACGCTGCAGTTGCCATCCAGGCAAACGATGAATTTACACCGGGAAGCCAGTATAAAACACTTACCAAAGGTTATTCAAGCTTGTTTAATGCATTGTTCAGTGCCATCGTACAGTTAGCGAACCAGAAAGGGATAATATTTGATTACCAGCCGGACACCCGGCTGCATTCTATCCTCGACCAAAACGGCAAAGTTCATTTTAGTTTGGCCACCCGCGAACATCCCGATAAAAAGGCGGCTTTAAAAGTAAGCGATGCGGCATGGCTGGCAATGCCTCCTTATGCACTGGAGCTGGTAGCGCAGGCTACGCGCTATGCGGACGTTGAAGGATTGGACGTGCTTAATCACGAAAGGGTGCAGAATTATCTTAGTTCCGCGATCATGCAGCCATCCTATAAGATCGGGATGTTTTTTGATACGCCATGGTGGATAAACGATCCGAATAATAAAAATAACCCGGTTTACCAGGCGCCGATACTTGCCTGGGAAATAACAATGGTTGTGCTTGAGGCGCTGGCAAAAAAAGGCTTCCCCTTAAGGTATATCGAAAAAATCAATAACTGCAACACAATCCTCAACACCCCTTATGCTTCTTCTGCGGCTCTTATTGAAGCGGTAGTGCAATGCATTAACGAACGTTTGACGATTGAGCAGGAAAAAGAATTGCTTGCGGCATCGCAAAGAAACACCATTGGCCCAAGCATTACCGATACCCCCATCAGGCAGGTGGTTTATTTTGGCAATAACGCGTTGGACAGGGACGCTAAGCCCGTTTACGGCATCCTTGCAAGCTATGACGATGAGCAGTTTACAAGCTTTTGGGAAGAACTGGAATATGGGAATAATGATGCAGAAAAAGTACCCTTTTCAGAAAATTACCAGCCACTGATCGGGCCGCGTAAGGCAACAGCTGTAATGGTGAAAATGCTGCGGCAGCAGTTGGCTGCACTGCATTTTGGCCCGCAGGCCGATTACAGTATTATACCTGAGCCTTTGGAGTGCCGCTATATGGATTGGTCGCTGCCGCCATTCAATGCCGGATACCATGCCTACGCTGCACACTACGATGTTTGCGATGTGCAGCAAAAGATCCGTAAGCCGTCGCAATTGATAAGCAATGCCGATGCCAATATTTTTATTGTTGGTGAGGCCTATTCAAACGACCAGGCCTGGGTGGAAGGCGCCTTTTGTACAGCAGAATCCGTATTAAATGATTTTTTTGGCGTGCTACCTATTATTGATGACGAAAATTATCCATTTATCTGTCCTTGTGGCAGGTGA
- a CDS encoding alpha-keto acid decarboxylase family protein, which translates to MQAQPFTVADYLLTRLKQLNVTEVFQIPGDYVKHFTQALEYFDGVNAIGAVNELDAAYAADAYGRTRGLGAVSLQYGVSTFSALNAIAGAFVERSPVVVISACPGADARQITKMYDVLYHHSTGNMAADQEIYRHVTVGAITLSTSAGAPEKIDNLLIAAITHKRPVYIACYKEVWGEPCPMPPESILQPVIIKSDPLALENAVEQAWSQITAAKSPLIFAGVEILRHGLSGLLQQIIDASGMLYTTTTEGKTVLDERGDKFIGTYADAASIHEVHQLVTGADCFLTFGTIITDDYLVFIKSKYADMVLATTGQVRAGYFTYENVTMPDFMEALLYKFKNDNTYPLPAIAPPPPAYPEPWLANSDPYWNDKPDTITYNRFFQHSMKFLDDNNLLKDIVITLGVSSSLYVATNAYGLSQGSFISSAAWQCIGFETGAASGAQLGGGKRAWTIAGDGGFMMVCQSLSTLARNNLNAVIFVMSNGVYAIEQVYVDMDAFKPGPQYKFDAFDILPGWNYLPLAKAFGAEGFRVTTINELKTVLEKLKDIKDKPTLVEVVIPEKDLPRQMYRLGAEPA; encoded by the coding sequence ATGCAAGCCCAACCATTTACCGTAGCCGACTATTTGTTAACCCGCCTAAAGCAATTGAATGTGACGGAGGTGTTTCAAATACCGGGGGATTATGTAAAACACTTCACCCAGGCCCTGGAGTATTTTGACGGGGTTAATGCAATTGGTGCAGTTAACGAGCTGGATGCTGCATATGCTGCCGACGCTTACGGACGCACCCGGGGGCTCGGTGCTGTTTCGCTGCAATATGGGGTGAGCACCTTCAGTGCCCTTAACGCCATCGCCGGCGCTTTTGTTGAACGCAGCCCGGTGGTTGTGATCAGTGCCTGCCCCGGTGCGGACGCCCGGCAGATCACTAAAATGTATGATGTGCTATATCATCATTCAACCGGCAATATGGCGGCAGACCAGGAAATTTACCGGCACGTAACCGTTGGCGCAATTACGTTGAGCACATCGGCGGGAGCCCCCGAAAAGATTGATAATTTACTCATTGCAGCAATCACGCACAAACGGCCGGTTTACATAGCTTGTTACAAAGAGGTTTGGGGCGAACCCTGCCCCATGCCGCCCGAAAGTATATTGCAGCCCGTTATTATTAAAAGTGACCCACTCGCCCTTGAAAACGCCGTTGAACAGGCCTGGAGCCAAATAACAGCGGCGAAAAGTCCCTTGATTTTCGCCGGCGTTGAAATCCTCCGCCATGGGTTGTCCGGCCTTTTACAACAAATAATCGACGCCAGCGGTATGTTGTACACCACCACCACCGAGGGAAAAACAGTGCTGGATGAGAGGGGCGATAAATTTATCGGGACCTACGCTGATGCAGCCTCCATACATGAAGTTCATCAACTGGTAACCGGTGCAGATTGTTTCCTTACCTTCGGAACTATCATCACCGATGATTACCTGGTTTTTATAAAAAGCAAATACGCCGATATGGTGCTGGCTACTACCGGGCAAGTGCGGGCGGGCTATTTCACTTATGAAAACGTAACGATGCCTGACTTTATGGAGGCCTTGTTGTATAAATTTAAAAACGATAATACCTACCCCTTGCCAGCAATTGCGCCGCCGCCGCCCGCTTACCCCGAACCATGGTTGGCCAACTCCGACCCCTATTGGAATGATAAACCGGATACCATTACCTATAACCGCTTTTTTCAGCATTCGATGAAGTTTTTGGATGATAATAACCTGTTGAAGGATATTGTTATCACGCTTGGCGTAAGTTCATCATTGTACGTGGCTACTAACGCTTACGGCTTGTCGCAAGGCAGCTTTATATCGTCAGCAGCCTGGCAATGCATCGGTTTTGAAACAGGCGCCGCGTCGGGCGCCCAGCTGGGAGGCGGAAAACGCGCATGGACAATTGCCGGAGATGGCGGTTTCATGATGGTTTGCCAGTCGCTTTCAACCCTCGCCCGGAATAATTTAAACGCAGTAATATTTGTTATGAGTAATGGCGTATATGCCATTGAACAGGTTTATGTAGATATGGACGCTTTTAAACCCGGGCCCCAATATAAATTCGACGCATTTGACATCCTGCCCGGGTGGAACTACCTGCCCCTGGCAAAAGCTTTCGGTGCCGAAGGCTTCCGCGTAACCACCATAAACGAGTTGAAAACGGTACTGGAAAAACTCAAAGACATAAAGGATAAACCAACCCTGGTAGAAGTGGTGATCCCTGAAAAAGATCTGCCGCGACAAATGTACCGCCTGGGCGCTGAGCCAGCCTGA
- a CDS encoding glutathione peroxidase → MKILFLIFATMLIAPSSVYDFKLKNIDGQDFSLAKYRGKKVLVVNTASKCGFTPQYAELQKLADLYQDKLVVVGFPANNFGQQEPGTAAEIKTFCSKNFGVTFPLSEKVSVKGDDICPLFKYLTEAPNPDFTGEIKWNFEKFLIDENGKLIHRFRSQTTPLSPDLTKYL, encoded by the coding sequence ATGAAAATACTTTTTTTAATTTTTGCAACGATGCTCATTGCTCCATCTTCAGTTTATGATTTCAAATTAAAAAACATTGACGGACAGGATTTCTCGCTGGCTAAGTACAGGGGGAAAAAAGTGTTAGTAGTTAACACCGCATCCAAATGCGGCTTTACACCACAATATGCCGAACTGCAAAAGCTTGCAGACCTTTACCAAGACAAATTAGTTGTGGTGGGGTTCCCTGCCAATAACTTTGGACAGCAGGAACCCGGAACAGCAGCCGAGATCAAAACATTCTGTTCAAAGAACTTCGGCGTAACTTTCCCCTTAAGCGAAAAAGTTAGCGTTAAAGGCGACGATATATGCCCACTGTTCAAATATCTGACCGAAGCGCCAAATCCTGACTTTACCGGAGAGATCAAATGGAACTTTGAAAAATTCCTGATCGACGAAAATGGCAAATTGATCCACCGTTTCCGCTCGCAAACAACACCGTTGTCTCCTGACCTGACAAAATATTTGTAA
- a CDS encoding type II toxin-antitoxin system HicA family toxin → MKTLSGKKFIKILEQKGWNLKRINGSHHIYTHPGKTEIISVPVHKNEDLKIGLQKKLMSIAEISDEEL, encoded by the coding sequence ATGAAGACCTTAAGTGGGAAAAAGTTCATTAAAATATTAGAACAAAAAGGCTGGAATCTGAAAAGAATTAATGGCAGCCACCATATTTACACGCATCCTGGAAAAACTGAGATTATTTCGGTTCCTGTTCACAAAAATGAAGACCTTAAGATCGGCTTACAGAAAAAATTGATGAGTATAGCGGAAATAAGCGACGAAGAACTGTAA
- a CDS encoding type II toxin-antitoxin system HicB family antitoxin: protein MKLKVIIHVAEEGGLWAEVPALPGCVTQAETMEELIPNIYEAVEGCLMVEIEPDSIGEHDTVLELAV from the coding sequence ATGAAATTAAAAGTAATTATACATGTTGCTGAAGAAGGCGGTTTGTGGGCTGAAGTTCCTGCTTTGCCGGGATGCGTGACGCAGGCTGAAACCATGGAGGAGTTGATTCCTAACATTTATGAAGCAGTTGAGGGGTGTTTGATGGTTGAAATTGAGCCGGATTCCATCGGGGAACACGATACGGTTTTGGAGTTAGCCGTATGA
- the ybeY gene encoding rRNA maturation RNase YbeY produces MPAIHFFEEDITYKLKNKTLVRQWITQTILAEGYKLKELNYIFCSDAYLLQINQQYLNHDTYTDIVTFDNSETEKVIIGDIFISIERIRENAAKFSTSETDELHRVIIHGALHLLGYKDKTPATKQKMTQKEDFYLNKRSF; encoded by the coding sequence ATGCCCGCAATCCATTTTTTTGAAGAAGACATCACCTACAAGTTAAAAAATAAAACCCTCGTAAGGCAATGGATCACCCAGACCATACTTGCAGAGGGTTATAAACTAAAAGAGCTCAATTATATTTTTTGTTCCGATGCTTATTTATTGCAGATCAACCAGCAATACTTAAACCATGATACCTATACAGATATCGTAACCTTTGACAATTCAGAAACAGAAAAGGTTATTATCGGCGACATTTTTATCTCCATCGAGCGTATCCGCGAAAACGCCGCAAAATTTAGTACCAGCGAAACCGACGAACTACACCGCGTTATCATTCACGGGGCCTTGCATTTGCTGGGCTATAAAGATAAAACTCCTGCCACCAAGCAAAAAATGACACAAAAAGAGGATTTCTATTTGAACAAAAGAAGTTTTTAG
- a CDS encoding ATP-binding protein yields the protein MDQSNVQTSEMYTLQLPSKQESITLLENLIEEIADKHKISEDTFANMMTTLSEAAINAIVHGNKLDPAKKVIINAEIENRRIIWTVTDEGEGFDYNNLADPTSPENLENLTGRGVFIMKHLADQCIFNTKGNEVELHFKL from the coding sequence ATGGACCAATCAAATGTTCAAACAAGTGAAATGTATACCTTACAATTGCCTTCAAAACAGGAAAGCATAACACTGCTGGAAAATTTGATAGAAGAAATTGCCGATAAACACAAAATTAGTGAAGATACTTTTGCTAATATGATGACTACACTTAGTGAGGCCGCAATTAACGCTATTGTACACGGTAACAAGCTCGACCCCGCAAAAAAGGTTATTATTAATGCCGAAATTGAAAATCGCCGCATTATATGGACCGTTACCGATGAAGGTGAAGGGTTTGATTATAATAACCTGGCAGATCCAACATCGCCGGAAAACCTGGAAAACTTAACAGGCAGGGGAGTCTTCATCATGAAACACCTGGCCGATCAATGCATTTTTAATACCAAAGGCAACGAAGTTGAACTTCACTTTAAATTATAA
- a CDS encoding DUF4175 family protein, protein MNTAGNYELLIEKINLFIRKYYFNRFLRGLIFLGAGLFSAYVVITVSEYFGNFNILFRTILFYFFIFLNIGFIAWLILPSLLAWLKLGKTLTHDQAAEIIGKHFSDVNDKLLNTLQLKKLSDADPRHRALIEAGIDQKIETLKPVSFPAAINIKENAKYLKWVIFPAAIICIIALAAPSVLTESTKRLIRHNEYFVPAAPFNFIVQNKTLSVVQGDDLKLDLKLQGDKLPADVYVETANNTFKLDKENISKFHYLFTNIQKNTSFKLTANGFTSAPYEIKVNLRPALLHFDADLNYPAYLHKKKETIPNAGDLTIPAGTEVKWNFHTQNATALQFLINGRPVMVNPAAPDVFEHRERVIKNSVYKIIPLNAMANRRDSASYRLNVIADEIPTITVQEKQDSVSIKTLYFNGSIQDDHGFSSLTFNYKVGDPADKVNLKTYTKQVKADLSQTQAGFFYYWSLKDMGIKPGDQVTYYFEVADNDGVNGPKKVRSPEHSLHIPDAAELNNELNAGTQQVKQKMESAIKLAGQVERESQKLNELLLDKNNLSFDEKKQIQDLMQKRRIWTTW, encoded by the coding sequence ATGAATACTGCCGGTAACTATGAGCTTTTGATTGAAAAGATAAACCTGTTTATCCGTAAATACTATTTTAACCGGTTTTTACGGGGCCTGATCTTTTTGGGCGCGGGGCTATTTTCGGCTTATGTTGTAATTACCGTGAGCGAGTATTTCGGCAATTTTAATATTCTTTTCCGCACTATCCTGTTCTACTTTTTTATTTTCCTCAATATTGGTTTTATTGCCTGGCTGATACTCCCCTCCTTACTGGCGTGGCTAAAATTAGGAAAAACCTTAACCCACGACCAGGCAGCAGAAATAATAGGGAAACATTTTAGCGACGTAAATGATAAGCTGCTCAATACGCTTCAGCTTAAGAAATTGTCGGATGCCGATCCGCGGCACCGGGCATTGATTGAAGCCGGAATCGACCAAAAAATAGAGACATTAAAGCCGGTTAGCTTTCCGGCGGCTATTAATATCAAAGAGAATGCTAAATATTTAAAATGGGTAATTTTCCCGGCGGCGATCATTTGTATTATTGCTTTGGCCGCGCCATCGGTACTTACCGAAAGCACAAAAAGGCTCATCAGGCATAATGAATATTTTGTGCCGGCCGCCCCTTTCAATTTTATCGTGCAGAACAAAACATTGTCTGTTGTACAGGGCGACGACCTGAAGCTCGACCTGAAATTGCAGGGCGACAAGCTCCCCGCAGATGTTTACGTGGAAACAGCGAACAATACCTTTAAACTGGATAAGGAGAATATCAGCAAATTCCATTACCTGTTTACCAATATACAAAAAAACACCTCGTTTAAGCTCACCGCAAATGGCTTTACATCTGCGCCCTATGAAATAAAAGTAAATTTGCGCCCGGCCCTGCTGCATTTTGATGCCGACCTGAATTACCCGGCCTATCTGCATAAAAAAAAGGAAACGATTCCTAATGCCGGCGATTTGACCATACCTGCCGGCACCGAAGTAAAATGGAACTTCCATACCCAAAACGCTACGGCATTACAGTTTTTAATAAATGGAAGACCGGTGATGGTTAACCCTGCTGCTCCGGATGTATTTGAGCATAGGGAAAGGGTCATCAAAAACAGTGTTTATAAAATTATACCGCTGAATGCGATGGCTAATCGTCGCGATTCGGCCAGTTACCGGTTAAATGTGATAGCCGACGAAATACCCACGATTACCGTGCAGGAAAAACAGGACTCGGTGAGCATCAAAACGCTTTATTTTAACGGGAGCATACAGGACGACCATGGGTTCTCGTCGCTCACCTTTAATTATAAAGTGGGCGACCCGGCAGATAAAGTAAATCTTAAAACATACACCAAACAGGTTAAGGCTGATTTGAGCCAAACCCAGGCCGGCTTTTTTTATTATTGGAGCCTTAAAGATATGGGCATAAAACCCGGCGACCAGGTAACCTATTATTTTGAAGTTGCTGATAATGATGGCGTAAATGGGCCCAAAAAGGTGCGGTCGCCCGAGCATTCGCTTCACATCCCCGATGCCGCCGAATTGAATAACGAATTAAATGCCGGCACCCAGCAAGTGAAACAGAAAATGGAGTCGGCTATAAAACTTGCCGGTCAGGTAGAGCGCGAATCCCAAAAACTGAATGAGCTGTTGCTGGATAAAAACAACCTTTCATTTGATGAAAAAAAGCAGATCCAGGACCTGATGCAAAAAAGAAGGATCTGGACGACCTGGTAA
- a CDS encoding MarR family winged helix-turn-helix transcriptional regulator: protein MEHQQNLQFASDLRTVFNRLIKKIRKESPTGQTFSFTERSTMGLLYEHKALLPSELAAMEMITNQSMSQVLNHLFEMGYIIRIPSATDKRKVNISLSEEGEKIFLQFKNERDEWLLNAIEKTCTPEEKELLKKIIVPFTKLVEFK from the coding sequence ATGGAACATCAGCAAAACCTTCAATTTGCATCAGATTTGCGGACGGTTTTTAACCGTTTGATCAAAAAAATCAGGAAAGAATCGCCCACCGGGCAAACGTTCTCTTTCACCGAACGATCTACAATGGGTTTGTTGTATGAGCATAAGGCTTTGTTGCCCAGCGAACTTGCCGCCATGGAAATGATCACCAACCAAAGCATGTCTCAGGTTTTGAATCATTTGTTTGAGATGGGGTATATCATTCGCATACCATCGGCCACCGATAAAAGAAAAGTTAACATTTCTCTTTCAGAGGAGGGAGAAAAAATCTTTTTGCAGTTTAAAAACGAACGCGATGAATGGCTGCTTAATGCGATTGAGAAAACCTGCACCCCCGAAGAGAAGGAATTGCTGAAAAAAATAATTGTTCCGTTTACCAAACTGGTTGAATTTAAGTGA